A genome region from Bemisia tabaci chromosome 3, PGI_BMITA_v3 includes the following:
- the Dpm1 gene encoding dolichol-phosphate mannosyltransferase subunit 1: protein MSQDKYSILLPTYNECENLPIIIWLIVQTMEKSGFDYEVIVIDDGSPDGTQDAAKQLQKIYGADKIVLKPREKKLGLGTAYIHGMKHASGNFIIIMDADLSHHPKFIPKFIEKQKSEDFDVVSGTRYMGDGGVYGWDFKRKLVSRGANFLSQLLLRPGASDLTGSFRLYKKPVLEKLVSACVSKGYVFQMEMIVRARQLGFSVGEVPITFVDRVYGESKLGGSEIFQFVKALLYLFATT from the exons ATGTCGCAAGACAAATATTCTATCCTTTTACCTACTTACAATGAGTGTGAAAATTTACCCATCATCATTTGGCTCATTGTCCAAACTATGGAAAAAAG TGGCTTTGACTATGAAGTTATTGTTATTGATGATGGAAGTCCAGATGGCACTCAAGATGCAGCTAAACAATTGCAAAAAATTTATGGTGCAGATAAAATA GTCTTAAAACCCAGAGAGAAGAAATTAGGTTTAGGTACTGCTTACATTCATGGCATGAAACAcgcatctggaaattttattattatcatgGATGCTGATTTATCACATCAT ccaaaattcatccctaaattcattgaaaaacaaaaatcagaaGATTTTGATGTTGTTTCGGGCACTAGATACATGGGTGATGGTGGTGTTTACGGTTGGGACTTCAAAAGAAAGTTAGTGAGTCGTGGTGCCAATTTCCTGTCACAGTTACTTTTAAGACCAGGTGCCTCTGATCTAACTGGAAGTTTCAG aTTGTATAAAAAGCCAGTTCTAGAAAAATTGGTATCTGCTTGTGTCTCTAAAGGTTATGTCTTCCAGATGGAAATGATAGTCCGAGCCCGACAGTTAGGATTCAGTGTTGGTGAG GTACCCATAACATTTGTGGATAGAGTTTATGGCGAGTCTAAGCTGGGAGGCTCTGAAATATTCCAGTTTGTGAAAGCTTTATTATATCTTTTTGCAACTACATAA